Proteins found in one Nocardia brasiliensis ATCC 700358 genomic segment:
- a CDS encoding DUF2277 domain-containing protein: MSSNITLLRGLEPAATEQEIYAAALQYVRTVGGVSGLSSTTKAAVDKAVTAIAAATTQLLADLPDRPAVAPTEPPLRRVAAGEAAE; this comes from the coding sequence ATGAGTAGCAACATCACCCTCCTTCGTGGCCTGGAACCTGCCGCTACCGAGCAGGAAATCTATGCTGCCGCACTGCAGTACGTGCGTACGGTCGGTGGTGTGTCCGGCCTGAGCTCCACGACCAAGGCCGCCGTCGACAAGGCCGTTACGGCCATCGCCGCGGCAACCACCCAGCTGCTGGCCGACCTACCGGATCGTCCGGCCGTCGCGCCGACCGAACCGCCGCTGCGGCGGGTGGCCGCGGGCGAGGCGGCCGAGTGA
- a CDS encoding DUF1266 domain-containing protein, producing the protein MPARGVPTLTTFPYDELDQREEDHWSGAAVADDELRALALGAFYSARWDAFHDALLLGPEREHPLGDRRELAIDTLTGAWGITDGTEAQASMEQLLDGMHAPLYALVHPLVMASINASERDRFGERADRHRAFLRQVGSFRGMDNPEALVRDYDIWSQAIKIGFTDHLARPLPSDIHAWDLARVVAVARMAFTAGYLDADLAWDYLARALPIAQAKYRNWRQFGDAYLTGWTYWQACEDLAELKNGGVDRRMELLRLWMRPTSPWRRISLTPMPVAQA; encoded by the coding sequence ATGCCTGCCCGCGGTGTACCCACGTTGACGACCTTCCCGTACGACGAGCTGGATCAGCGCGAAGAGGACCACTGGTCCGGCGCGGCGGTCGCGGACGACGAGTTACGGGCGCTCGCGCTCGGCGCGTTCTACTCGGCCCGCTGGGACGCCTTCCACGACGCGCTGCTGCTCGGCCCCGAACGCGAGCATCCGCTCGGCGACCGCCGGGAACTCGCCATCGACACGCTCACCGGCGCCTGGGGCATCACCGACGGAACCGAGGCGCAGGCCTCCATGGAGCAGCTGCTGGACGGCATGCACGCGCCGCTCTACGCGCTGGTCCACCCGCTGGTGATGGCCTCGATCAACGCCAGCGAGCGGGACCGCTTCGGCGAGCGGGCCGATCGGCACCGCGCCTTCCTGCGCCAGGTCGGGTCGTTCCGCGGGATGGACAATCCGGAGGCGCTGGTCCGCGACTACGACATCTGGTCCCAGGCGATCAAGATCGGCTTCACCGATCATCTGGCCCGCCCGCTGCCCAGCGATATCCACGCCTGGGACCTGGCCCGGGTGGTCGCGGTCGCGCGGATGGCCTTCACCGCCGGCTACCTCGACGCGGATCTGGCCTGGGACTACCTCGCGCGGGCCCTGCCCATCGCGCAGGCCAAGTACCGCAACTGGCGCCAATTCGGCGACGCGTACCTCACCGGCTGGACGTACTGGCAGGCCTGCGAAGACCTGGCGGAACTGAAGAACGGCGGGGTCGACCGGCGGATGGAACTGCTGCGCCTGTGGATGCGCCCGACCAGCCCTTGGCGGCGCATCAGCCTCACGCCGATGCCCGTCGCGCAAGCCTGA
- the ftsH gene encoding ATP-dependent zinc metalloprotease FtsH, translating to MNRKTVFRTLAIVSGILLVIYAFSYFGNDTRGWKNVDTSVALSQLTDKNNVKNVQIDDREQQLRIELKNGNDATSGESKIIAKYPGGSETSSQVFDAVKNSGAPYNTVVKQESWLTQILLFVLPMIILLGLFIFVMARMQGGGRGGMMGFGKSKAKQLSKDMPKTTFADVAGADEAVEELYEIKDFLQNPVRYQALGAKIPKGVLLYGPPGTGKTLLARAVAGEAGVPFFTISGSDFVEMFVGVGASRVRDLFEQAKQNSPCIIFVDEIDAVGRQRGAGLGGGHDEREQTLNQLLVEMDGFGDRTGVILIAATNRPDILDPALLRPGRFDRQIPVGNPDLAGRRAILRVHSQGKPISPDADLDGLAKRTVGMSGADLANVINEAALLTARENGAVITGESLEESVDRVVGGPRRKSRIISEHEKKITAYHEGGHTLAAWAMPDIEPVYKVTILARGRTGGHAMTVPEDDKGLMTRSEMIARLVMAMGGRAAEELVFHEPTTGASSDIDQATKIARAMVTEYGMSARLGAVRYGQEAGDPFLGRSMGQSSDYSHEVAGAIDEEVRNLIEAAHTEAWAILNEYRDVLDVLATALLERETLHRKELETLLATVEKRPRITAFNDFGDRVPSSKPPVKTPGELALERGEPWPPPEQVPAPLPAGAAREGQPANGYPDDGGYHAQPQYGYPAQPATGYPLPQAPAPGYPQRGGTHGSRPDYGAPAGWSAPGWPPREEQQSGQPSGWTEQPQRGGHQQWAPPQGGPQDGNYDRRGSYGDRPGYDEQGRPNQNGEGENNEWDGPNGRH from the coding sequence ATGAACCGCAAGACAGTGTTTCGCACCCTGGCCATAGTCTCGGGCATTCTGCTCGTGATCTATGCGTTCAGCTACTTCGGCAATGACACGCGCGGCTGGAAGAACGTCGACACATCCGTCGCTTTGAGCCAGCTGACCGACAAGAACAACGTCAAGAACGTCCAGATCGATGACCGCGAGCAGCAGCTGCGCATCGAACTGAAGAACGGCAACGACGCGACCAGTGGCGAGAGCAAGATCATCGCGAAGTATCCCGGCGGTAGCGAGACCTCCAGCCAGGTCTTCGACGCCGTGAAGAACTCGGGCGCGCCCTACAACACCGTGGTCAAGCAGGAGAGCTGGCTCACCCAGATCCTGCTGTTCGTGCTGCCGATGATCATCCTGCTCGGCCTGTTCATCTTCGTGATGGCACGCATGCAGGGCGGCGGCCGCGGCGGCATGATGGGCTTCGGCAAATCGAAGGCCAAACAGCTGTCCAAGGACATGCCCAAGACCACGTTCGCGGATGTGGCCGGCGCCGACGAGGCGGTCGAAGAGCTCTACGAGATCAAGGACTTCCTGCAGAATCCGGTGCGCTACCAGGCGCTCGGCGCGAAGATCCCCAAGGGCGTGCTGCTGTACGGCCCGCCCGGCACCGGTAAGACGCTGCTCGCGCGCGCCGTGGCCGGCGAGGCGGGTGTGCCGTTCTTCACCATCTCCGGTTCGGACTTCGTCGAGATGTTCGTCGGTGTCGGTGCGTCCCGCGTGCGCGACCTGTTCGAGCAGGCCAAGCAGAACAGCCCCTGCATCATCTTCGTCGACGAGATCGACGCGGTCGGCCGCCAGCGCGGCGCGGGCCTCGGCGGCGGCCACGACGAGCGTGAGCAGACGCTGAACCAGTTGCTCGTCGAGATGGACGGCTTCGGCGACCGCACCGGCGTGATCCTGATCGCCGCCACCAACCGGCCCGACATCCTGGACCCGGCGCTGCTGCGGCCCGGTCGGTTCGACCGGCAGATCCCGGTCGGCAACCCCGATCTGGCGGGCCGTCGCGCGATCCTGCGGGTGCACTCGCAGGGTAAGCCGATCTCGCCCGATGCCGACCTGGACGGCCTGGCCAAGCGCACGGTCGGCATGTCCGGCGCCGACCTGGCCAACGTGATCAACGAGGCCGCGCTGCTCACCGCGCGGGAGAACGGCGCCGTCATCACCGGCGAATCGCTCGAGGAGTCGGTGGATCGCGTGGTCGGCGGTCCGCGCCGCAAGAGCCGGATCATCAGCGAGCACGAGAAGAAGATCACCGCCTACCACGAGGGCGGGCACACACTGGCCGCCTGGGCGATGCCCGATATCGAGCCCGTCTACAAGGTGACCATCCTGGCCCGCGGCCGCACCGGCGGCCACGCCATGACGGTGCCCGAGGACGACAAGGGCCTGATGACCCGCTCGGAGATGATCGCCCGCCTGGTGATGGCGATGGGCGGCCGCGCGGCCGAGGAACTGGTGTTCCACGAGCCGACCACCGGCGCGTCCTCCGATATCGATCAGGCGACCAAGATCGCCCGCGCGATGGTCACCGAATACGGCATGAGCGCGCGCCTCGGCGCGGTCCGCTACGGCCAGGAGGCGGGCGATCCGTTCCTCGGCCGTTCGATGGGCCAGAGTTCGGACTACTCGCACGAGGTCGCTGGCGCCATCGACGAGGAGGTGCGCAACCTGATCGAGGCCGCGCACACCGAGGCGTGGGCCATCCTCAACGAGTACCGCGACGTGCTCGACGTGCTGGCAACGGCGCTGCTGGAGCGGGAGACGTTGCACCGCAAGGAACTCGAGACGCTGCTCGCCACCGTGGAGAAGCGGCCCCGGATCACCGCGTTCAACGACTTCGGCGACCGCGTCCCGTCCAGCAAGCCGCCGGTCAAGACCCCGGGCGAGCTGGCGCTCGAACGCGGTGAGCCGTGGCCGCCGCCGGAGCAGGTGCCCGCACCGCTGCCCGCGGGGGCGGCCCGGGAGGGCCAGCCCGCCAACGGCTACCCGGATGACGGTGGCTATCACGCCCAGCCGCAGTACGGCTACCCGGCGCAGCCCGCGACCGGTTACCCGCTGCCGCAGGCGCCCGCGCCCGGCTATCCACAGCGGGGTGGCACGCACGGCTCGCGTCCGGACTACGGCGCTCCGGCCGGTTGGTCGGCGCCCGGCTGGCCGCCGCGCGAAGAGCAGCAGTCCGGTCAGCCCAGCGGCTGGACCGAACAGCCGCAGCGCGGTGGCCACCAGCAGTGGGCTCCACCGCAGGGTGGTCCGCAGGACGGCAATTACGACCGTCGCGGCAGCTACGGCGATCGCCCCGGCTACGACGAGCAGGGCCGCCCGAACCAGAACGGTGAGGGCGAGAACAATGAGTGGGATGGACCGAACGGTCGGCACTGA
- the folE gene encoding GTP cyclohydrolase I FolE: MTGPELVALETGRPFDQARAEAAVRELLIAVGEDPDRPGLVDTPARVARAYREMFAGLYVEPDAVLNTTFDEGHQELVLVRDIPLYSTCEHHLVSFHGVAHVGYIPGKHGRVTGLSKLARVVDLYAKRPQVQERLTSQIADAVMRKLDPRGAIVVVEAEHLCMAMRGIRKPGASTTTSAVRGLLQSSPSSRAEALDLILRK, translated from the coding sequence GTGACCGGCCCCGAGCTGGTCGCGCTGGAGACCGGTAGACCGTTCGACCAGGCCAGAGCCGAAGCCGCGGTCCGGGAGTTGCTGATCGCGGTCGGCGAGGATCCCGACCGGCCCGGACTGGTCGACACCCCCGCGCGGGTCGCCCGCGCCTATCGCGAGATGTTCGCCGGGCTCTACGTCGAACCGGACGCGGTGCTGAACACCACGTTCGACGAGGGGCATCAGGAACTGGTGCTGGTCCGCGACATCCCGCTGTACTCCACCTGTGAACATCACCTGGTCTCGTTCCACGGGGTCGCGCACGTCGGGTACATCCCCGGCAAGCACGGCCGGGTCACCGGACTGTCCAAGCTGGCCCGCGTGGTCGACCTCTACGCCAAGCGTCCGCAGGTCCAGGAACGACTGACCAGTCAGATCGCCGACGCCGTCATGCGCAAGCTGGATCCGCGCGGCGCGATCGTGGTGGTCGAGGCCGAGCATCTCTGCATGGCGATGCGCGGTATCCGCAAGCCGGGCGCGAGCACCACCACCTCGGCGGTGCGCGGCCTGCTGCAGTCGAGTCCGTCTTCGCGTGCCGAGGCCCTCGACCTCATTCTGCGCAAGTGA
- the folP gene encoding dihydropteroate synthase: MNFARDGRHCVVMGVVNVTSDSFSDGGRYLDPEVAIAHGVELYAAGADIIDVGGESTRPGAVRVDPDTEAGRVVPVIRGLVAAGVPTSVDTMRAGVAEAALAAGVSVVNDVSGGRADPDMVKVVAAAEVPWILMHWRAGADYRHTGPADHYDDVVAEVRAELAGQVDLAVAAGVDPARLILDPGLGFAKNAEHNWDLLGALPELVEAGLPVLIGASRKRFLGALLAGDSGPRPPDGRETATATISALAAMHGAWGVRVHDVRASLDAITVTDTWQRAAAARAGRPSSLGAHR, translated from the coding sequence ATGAATTTCGCGCGCGACGGCCGCCACTGCGTGGTGATGGGCGTCGTCAACGTGACCAGCGACTCGTTCTCCGACGGCGGGCGCTATCTGGATCCGGAAGTCGCGATCGCGCACGGCGTCGAGCTGTACGCGGCAGGCGCCGACATCATCGACGTCGGCGGCGAATCGACCCGGCCGGGTGCGGTGCGGGTCGATCCGGACACCGAGGCGGGCCGGGTGGTGCCGGTGATCCGCGGCCTGGTCGCCGCCGGCGTGCCCACCAGCGTCGACACCATGCGGGCCGGGGTGGCCGAGGCCGCCCTGGCGGCCGGAGTGTCGGTGGTGAACGACGTGTCCGGCGGTCGTGCCGACCCCGATATGGTGAAAGTCGTTGCCGCGGCCGAGGTCCCGTGGATTCTGATGCACTGGCGGGCGGGGGCCGACTACCGGCACACCGGCCCGGCCGATCACTACGACGACGTGGTCGCCGAGGTGCGCGCCGAACTCGCCGGCCAGGTCGACCTCGCGGTCGCCGCGGGCGTCGACCCGGCTCGGCTCATTCTCGACCCGGGGCTCGGCTTCGCCAAGAACGCCGAGCACAACTGGGATCTGCTCGGCGCGCTCCCGGAACTGGTCGAGGCCGGTCTGCCGGTGCTCATCGGCGCCTCGCGCAAGCGCTTCCTCGGCGCGCTGCTCGCCGGCGACTCGGGTCCGCGGCCGCCGGACGGGCGCGAGACCGCCACCGCGACGATTTCGGCGCTGGCCGCCATGCACGGCGCGTGGGGGGTACGCGTGCACGACGTGCGCGCTTCGCTGGACGCCATCACCGTTACCGACACCTGGCAGCGCGCGGCCGCGGCACGCGCGGGCAGGCCGAGCTCGCTAGGAGCGCATCGATGA
- the folB gene encoding dihydroneopterin aldolase, with product MSGTRTDAARPAARQDAPIGRGATRIELRGLRAFGYHGVFEHERRDGQEFVVDLTVWVDFARAVATDDIADTVHYGELADNAVRIIEGPPRNLIETVVSEIADDVMTDPRITAVEVVVHKPSAPIPHTFADVRVVAARHREEQQE from the coding sequence ATGAGTGGAACCCGGACCGACGCCGCGCGCCCGGCGGCGCGGCAGGATGCGCCGATCGGCCGCGGCGCGACCCGGATCGAACTGCGCGGCCTGCGCGCGTTCGGCTATCACGGGGTGTTCGAGCACGAGCGGCGCGACGGCCAGGAGTTCGTCGTCGACCTGACCGTGTGGGTGGATTTCGCGCGCGCCGTCGCCACCGACGACATCGCCGACACGGTGCACTACGGCGAGCTGGCCGACAATGCCGTGCGGATCATCGAGGGCCCGCCCCGCAATCTCATCGAGACCGTGGTGTCCGAGATCGCCGACGACGTGATGACCGATCCGCGGATCACCGCCGTCGAGGTGGTGGTGCACAAGCCCTCCGCGCCCATCCCGCACACCTTCGCCGATGTCCGGGTCGTCGCTGCGCGACACCGCGAGGAGCAGCAGGAATGA
- the folK gene encoding 2-amino-4-hydroxy-6-hydroxymethyldihydropteridine diphosphokinase, with translation MSRAVLSVGSNLGDRLAHLRSVVHGFGDRVVAVSPVYSTAPWGGVEQDDYLNAIVVAEDPELGCLDWLRRGQALEQAAERVREVRWGPRTLDVDVIWCAERSGDGLVARSSTDPVLTLPHPQAHRRAFVLMPWRDLEPDATLEVDGGARRIADLLAELPAADRAGVHRTDLVLTAEGPVR, from the coding sequence ATGAGTCGCGCCGTCCTGTCCGTCGGTTCGAATCTGGGCGACCGGCTCGCGCACCTGCGCAGCGTCGTGCACGGCTTCGGCGACCGCGTCGTCGCCGTGTCACCGGTCTACTCGACCGCGCCCTGGGGCGGAGTCGAGCAGGACGACTATCTCAATGCCATTGTCGTGGCCGAGGATCCGGAGCTCGGCTGTCTGGACTGGCTGCGCCGCGGTCAGGCCCTCGAGCAGGCCGCCGAGCGGGTCCGCGAAGTGCGCTGGGGCCCACGGACGCTCGATGTCGACGTGATCTGGTGTGCCGAACGGTCCGGGGACGGACTCGTGGCGCGTTCGAGCACCGACCCGGTGCTCACGCTGCCGCATCCGCAGGCGCACCGGCGGGCCTTCGTCCTCATGCCGTGGCGGGATCTCGAACCGGACGCGACGCTCGAGGTCGACGGCGGCGCGCGGCGGATCGCCGACCTGCTGGCCGAGCTGCCCGCGGCCGACCGCGCGGGCGTGCACCGCACCGATCTCGTGCTGACCGCCGAAGGGCCGGTCAGATGA
- a CDS encoding DUF3180 domain-containing protein, whose product MKLKPTRVLDLVANVVIAAIVAWIATRMAYNSFPPISIFAGASLYPVAAIEAVLAFVIRSRVNDNDLGNGRHQLHPITAARAVALAKASLQVGSIAAGVWLGFLCWVFPQRGTLGAAAADSPGAIVGMLAGVALVAAALWLEYCCRAPEDPTDDPATT is encoded by the coding sequence ATGAAACTGAAGCCGACGCGCGTGCTGGACCTGGTCGCGAACGTGGTGATCGCCGCGATCGTCGCCTGGATCGCGACGCGGATGGCCTACAACAGTTTTCCGCCGATCTCGATCTTCGCGGGCGCCTCGCTGTATCCGGTGGCCGCGATCGAGGCGGTGCTGGCGTTCGTGATCCGGTCCCGGGTCAACGACAACGACCTCGGCAACGGCAGGCATCAGCTGCATCCCATCACCGCCGCCCGTGCGGTCGCGCTGGCCAAGGCCTCGTTGCAGGTCGGTTCGATCGCGGCGGGTGTCTGGCTCGGCTTCCTCTGCTGGGTCTTCCCGCAGCGCGGCACGCTCGGCGCGGCCGCGGCGGACAGTCCCGGGGCGATCGTCGGGATGCTGGCGGGGGTGGCTTTGGTTGCTGCGGCCCTGTGGCTCGAGTATTGCTGCCGGGCTCCGGAGGACCCGACCGACGACCCCGCTACTACTTAG
- a CDS encoding DUF6779 domain-containing protein, which produces MVSPSRTSTSRRRREDAGKFFIGVLILLGLVASVFLIFSNSLQYVRIGLVAALWAAVIGALAATRYRKEATIDKAKVRDLQTVYELQLEREVTARREFELGLEARVREEVGADAAELAALRAELTVLRQSLQRLFDGDLLMERPALRADATRIQELTSTVGDPANNSSTNAGVWSYGPNQQPRSSVTPVFTPDHPEPPAFASPFDDPVTAETSVVSLDDETDAEITDINIAAEPVEPAEPADEDAAAASHGWADAFTESPVVEQTPDPEPTPPPAPKPPVTPWPIASTPSTRPSAWPTTTSPAVGTASSRRRRRAEPDTDSATPERRLSVAEIMANLQSEEQSRDRR; this is translated from the coding sequence ATGGTTTCACCCTCTCGTACCAGCACTTCCCGTCGCCGACGGGAAGACGCGGGAAAATTCTTCATCGGCGTGTTGATTCTGCTCGGGCTGGTTGCCAGCGTTTTCCTGATCTTCAGCAACAGCCTGCAGTACGTACGGATCGGTCTGGTGGCGGCGCTGTGGGCGGCCGTCATCGGGGCATTGGCCGCGACGCGGTACCGCAAAGAAGCGACGATCGACAAAGCCAAGGTGCGTGACCTGCAGACGGTTTATGAGTTGCAGCTCGAGCGGGAGGTCACCGCGCGCCGCGAATTCGAACTCGGGCTCGAGGCCCGAGTGCGGGAGGAAGTGGGCGCCGACGCCGCCGAACTGGCCGCGTTGCGCGCCGAACTCACCGTGCTCCGGCAGAGTCTGCAGCGACTTTTCGACGGTGACCTGCTGATGGAGCGGCCCGCGTTGCGCGCCGACGCGACCCGGATCCAGGAGCTGACGAGCACGGTCGGCGACCCGGCGAACAATAGCTCCACGAATGCCGGAGTCTGGTCCTACGGCCCCAACCAGCAACCACGCAGCAGCGTCACCCCCGTCTTCACCCCCGACCATCCCGAGCCGCCGGCCTTCGCCAGCCCCTTCGACGATCCGGTCACCGCCGAGACCTCGGTGGTCTCCCTCGACGACGAGACCGATGCCGAGATCACCGACATCAATATCGCCGCCGAGCCTGTCGAGCCCGCCGAACCCGCCGATGAGGATGCCGCCGCGGCTTCCCACGGCTGGGCCGACGCCTTCACCGAGAGCCCGGTTGTCGAGCAAACCCCCGACCCCGAGCCGACCCCGCCCCCCGCGCCCAAGCCCCCGGTCACCCCATGGCCGATCGCGTCCACCCCGTCGACCCGCCCCTCCGCCTGGCCGACCACCACGTCCCCGGCAGTCGGCACCGCCAGCTCCCGCCGACGCAGGCGCGCCGAACCCGACACCGACTCCGCCACCCCCGAACGCCGCCTCTCGGTAGCCGAAATCATGGCCAACCTCCAATCCGAGGAACAAAGCCGCGACCGCCGGTAA
- a CDS encoding DUF2520 domain-containing protein translates to MAKRPVPAWRDWNDIERTTLTSRSVNSDDAPSSYDPAPARLTVGIVSAGRVGSALGVALERAGHVVFGTAAISDASVHRARTRLPDSEILPVEDVAVRSELLLLAVPDTELAGLARGLASAKAVRPGTIVAHTSGANGIGVLAPLAEVGALPLAIHPAMTFTGHDEDITRLGNACFGITAADEIGYAIAQALVIEMGGEPVRVPEEHRALYHAALAHGSNHLVTVIVDAVAALRVALSGPGLLGQQVVDDQPNGLAERLLAPLASAALDNALRRGQSALTGPVARGDADAVAAHLRALESVDPRLAEGYRALSLRTAERAGTNPAVIELLKGR, encoded by the coding sequence ATGGCGAAACGTCCGGTACCCGCATGGCGGGACTGGAACGACATCGAGAGGACAACGTTGACCTCGAGAAGCGTTAATTCTGACGACGCGCCTTCGAGTTACGACCCTGCTCCCGCACGCCTCACGGTAGGCATCGTCTCGGCGGGCCGGGTGGGCTCGGCGCTGGGTGTGGCACTCGAGCGCGCCGGACATGTGGTGTTCGGTACCGCGGCCATTTCCGATGCGTCGGTGCACCGGGCGCGGACCCGGTTGCCCGATTCGGAGATTCTGCCGGTCGAGGATGTGGCTGTGCGCAGCGAGTTGTTGCTGCTCGCGGTGCCCGATACCGAGCTCGCGGGGCTGGCTCGCGGTTTGGCGTCGGCGAAGGCGGTCCGGCCGGGCACCATCGTCGCGCACACGTCGGGTGCGAACGGTATCGGCGTGCTCGCCCCGCTGGCCGAGGTCGGTGCGCTACCGCTGGCTATTCATCCGGCGATGACCTTCACCGGGCACGACGAGGACATCACCCGGCTCGGCAACGCGTGTTTCGGTATCACCGCCGCCGACGAGATCGGTTACGCCATCGCGCAGGCGCTGGTGATCGAGATGGGTGGCGAGCCGGTGCGGGTGCCGGAAGAGCATCGCGCGCTGTATCACGCCGCGCTCGCGCACGGCAGCAATCACCTGGTCACGGTGATCGTGGACGCGGTGGCCGCGTTGCGCGTCGCCCTGTCGGGGCCGGGTCTGCTCGGGCAGCAGGTGGTCGATGATCAGCCGAACGGGCTGGCCGAGCGACTGCTGGCTCCGTTGGCGTCGGCCGCGTTGGACAACGCGTTGCGGCGTGGTCAGTCCGCGCTGACCGGGCCGGTCGCACGCGGTGACGCCGATGCGGTGGCCGCGCATCTGCGTGCGCTCGAATCCGTCGATCCCCGCTTGGCCGAGGGCTACCGCGCGCTGTCGCTGCGCACCGCCGAACGCGCGGGCACCAATCCCGCTGTCATCGAGCTGCTGAAAGGGCGCTGA
- the panC gene encoding pantoate--beta-alanine ligase produces MFDPKLRGAFKPGELTVHHDPAVLTQVSNALRGVGRTVALVPTMGALHEGHLEIVRQAKKTNQVVIVSIFVNPLQFGANEDLDKYPRTLDADVALLRAEGVELVFAPSVSDMYPDGPRTTVQPGPIGAELEGASRPTHFAGMLTVVAKLLQIARPSEVYFGEKDYQQLTLIRQLVRDLNFDVRIKPVVTVREPDGLAMSSRNRFLDAAQRESALALSAALAAGKHAGGLGAEAVLAAARQVLDAASGVDVDYLELRSANLEPAPTTGNARLLVAARVGQTRLIDNTAVTLGAPIDGHPNVSATRTSQPA; encoded by the coding sequence ATGTTCGATCCGAAATTACGTGGCGCTTTCAAGCCGGGCGAGCTGACCGTGCACCACGATCCGGCCGTGCTCACCCAGGTGTCCAATGCGCTGCGTGGGGTGGGCCGCACCGTTGCGCTGGTTCCGACGATGGGCGCGCTGCACGAGGGGCATCTGGAGATCGTGCGCCAGGCCAAGAAGACCAATCAGGTCGTGATCGTCTCGATTTTCGTCAATCCGCTGCAGTTCGGCGCGAACGAGGATCTGGACAAGTATCCGCGCACCCTGGACGCCGATGTGGCGCTGTTGCGCGCGGAGGGTGTCGAGTTGGTGTTCGCGCCGAGCGTGTCCGATATGTACCCGGACGGCCCGCGCACCACTGTGCAGCCGGGCCCGATCGGCGCGGAGCTCGAAGGAGCAAGCAGGCCAACTCATTTCGCGGGCATGCTGACCGTCGTCGCGAAGCTGCTGCAGATCGCCCGGCCGAGCGAGGTGTATTTCGGCGAGAAGGACTATCAGCAGCTGACGCTGATCCGGCAGCTGGTCCGCGACCTGAACTTCGACGTCCGGATCAAGCCCGTGGTGACCGTGCGCGAGCCGGACGGGCTCGCCATGTCCTCTCGTAACCGTTTTCTCGATGCGGCGCAACGGGAATCGGCGCTCGCGTTGTCGGCCGCGCTGGCGGCGGGCAAGCACGCGGGCGGTCTGGGCGCCGAGGCGGTGCTCGCCGCGGCCCGTCAGGTGCTCGACGCCGCGTCCGGCGTCGACGTCGACTATCTCGAATTGCGTTCGGCCAACCTGGAACCCGCGCCCACGACCGGTAATGCCCGGTTGCTCGTCGCGGCCAGGGTCGGCCAGACCAGGCTGATCGACAACACCGCCGTCACGCTCGGCGCGCCGATCGACGGCCATCCCAACGTTTCCGCCACCCGGACCTCCCAGCCCGCCTGA
- the panD gene encoding aspartate 1-decarboxylase — protein MLRTMMKSKIHRATVTHADLHYVGSVTVDQDLLDAADLLEGEQVCIVDIDNGARLETYVIAGERGSGVIGINGAAAHLVHPGDLVILIAYGQMNEQEIAEYDPKVVFVDERNRPVELGSDPAHAPEGSGLTSPRSLSFAG, from the coding sequence ATGCTGCGCACCATGATGAAGTCGAAGATCCACCGCGCCACGGTGACCCACGCCGACCTGCACTACGTCGGTTCGGTCACGGTCGACCAGGACCTGCTCGATGCCGCCGATCTGCTCGAGGGCGAACAGGTCTGCATCGTCGACATCGACAACGGCGCTCGCCTGGAGACCTATGTCATCGCGGGTGAACGCGGTTCGGGCGTGATCGGAATCAACGGCGCCGCCGCTCATCTGGTGCATCCCGGCGATCTCGTCATTCTGATCGCCTACGGGCAGATGAATGAGCAGGAAATCGCGGAATACGACCCGAAGGTGGTTTTCGTGGACGAGCGCAATCGACCGGTTGAACTCGGTTCGGACCCCGCGCACGCGCCCGAGGGTTCCGGATTGACCTCGCCGCGATCCCTGTCCTTCGCGGGCTGA